One window of Cervus elaphus chromosome 6, mCerEla1.1, whole genome shotgun sequence genomic DNA carries:
- the LETM1 gene encoding mitochondrial proton/calcium exchanger protein isoform X3 produces the protein MASILLRSCRGRGPARLPPPRAAAPKGPVGNLACLSGASAVGLMSYVPIPLGGCTPVHPVYLSFRGDPLGCWTLRPKHSCAVLTGPRLLPARCWHSSRPLGDDSVVEKSLRSLKDKNKKLEEGGPVYSPPAQAAVRKPLGQRVLDELKHYYHGFRLLWIDTKIAARMLWRILHGHSLTRRERRQFLRICADLFRLVPFLVFVVVPFMEFLLPVAVKLFPNMLPSTFETQSSKEERLKKELRVKLELAKFLQDTIEEMALKNKAAKGSATKDFSVFFQKIRETGERPSNEEIMRFSKLFEDELTLDNLTRPQLVALCKLLELQSIGTNNFLRFQLTMRLRSIKADDKLIAEEGVDSLNVKELQAACRARGMRALGVTEDRLRDQLKQWLELHLHQEIPTSLLILSRAMYLPETLSPADQLKSTLQTLPEIVAKEAQVKVAEVEGEQVDNKAKLEATLQEEAAIQQEHREKELQRKSQAAAAQAAEEEITQEEIDVLSNACSKLKEQKKSLTKEKEELELLKEDVQDYSQDLQEIKKELSKTGEEMYVEESKASKRLTKRVQQMIGQMDSLLAQLEADQKAGKLGPAAEGAPAGETVISVSELISAMKQIKHIPESKLLSLASALDDNKDGKVNIDDLVKVIELVDKEDIHISTSQVAEIVATLEKEEKVEEKEKAKEKAEKEAAEVQN, from the exons ATGGCGTCCATCTTACTGAGGAGTTGTCGCGGCCGCGGGCCCGCTCGCCTCCCGCCGCCCCGCGCCGCCGCGCCGAAGG GTCCTGTTGGGAATCTGGCCTGCCTTAGTGGTGCCAGCGCTGTGGGGTTGATGAGCTACGT GCCTATTCCGTTGGGTGGCTGCACTCCCGTCCACCCCGTATACCTTTCCTTCCGCGGCGACCCCCTGGGCTGCTGGACGCTGAGGCCCAAGCACTCATGCGCGGTGCTCACGGGGCCGAGGCTTCTCCCTGCACGCTGCTGGCACTCCTCGCGTCCGCTGGGTGATGACTCCGTGGTGGAGAAGTCCCTCCGGTCCCTCAAGGACAAGAACAAGAAGCTGGAGGAAGGTGGCCCCGTGTACAGCCCGCCCGCACAGGCAGCAGTGAGGAAGCCCCTGGGGCAGCGAGTCCTGGACGAGCTGAAGCACTACTACCACGGCTTCCGCCTGCTCTGGATCGACACCAAGATCGCCGCGCGCATGCTCTGGCGCATCCTCCACGGCCACAGCCTGACCCGCCGCGAGCGCAGGCAG TTCCTCCGCATCTGCGCTGACCTCTTCCGCCTCGTGCCCTTCCTGGTCTTTGTGGTGGTGCCCTTCATGGAGTTCCTGCTGCCTGTCGCTGTGAAGCTCTTCCCCAACATGCTGCCGTCCACGTTTGAGACCCAGTCCAGCAAG GAGGAGAGGCTGAAGAAGGAGCTGCGGGTCAAGCTGGAGCTGGCCAAGTTCCTTCAGGACACCATCGAGGAGATGGCCCTGAAGAACAAGGCTGCCAAGGGGAGTGCCACCAAAGACTTCTCCGTGTTCTTCCAGAAG ATCCGCGAGACGGGTGAGAGACCCAGCAACGAGGAAATCATGCGTTTTTCCAAGCTGTTTGAGGACGAGCTGACCCTGGACAACCTCACGCGCCCGCAGCTGGTGGCGCTGTGCAAGCTGCTGGAGCTGCAGTCCATCGGCACCAACAACTTCCTGCGCTTCCAGCTCACCATGAGGCTGCGCTCCATCAAGGCGGACGACAAG CTGATCGCCGAGGAGGGCGTGGACAGCCTCAACGTCAAGGAGCTGCAGGCGGCGTGTCGGGCGCGAGGCATGCGGGCCCTGGGTGTCACAGAAGACCGCCTGCGGGACCAGCTGAAGCAG TGGCTGGAGCTGCACCTGCACCAGGAGATCCCGACATCGCTGCTCATCCTGTCCCGGGCCATGTACCTTCCTGAGACCCTGTCACCCGCCGACCAGCTCAAGTCCACCCTGCAGACCCTCCCGGAGATTGTG GCGAAGGAAGCCCAGGTGAAGGTGGCTGAGGTGGAGGGCGAGCAGGTGGACAACAAGGCGAAGCTGGAGGCCACGCTGCAGGAGGAGGCGGCCATCCAGCAGGAGCACCGCGAGAAGGAGCTGCAGAGGAAGAGCCAGGCGGCCGCGGCCCAGGCAGCA gaagaggaaataacTCAAGAGGAAATTGATGTACTCAGCAATGCGTGCTCGAAACTGAAGGAGCAGAAGAAATCCCTGacgaaggagaaggaggagctgGAGCTGCTAAAGGAGGACGTCCAGGACTACAGCCAG gATTTACAGGAAATCAAGAAGGAACTTTCAAAGACTGGCGAAGAAATGTATGTGGAAGAATCTAAAGCCAGCAAGAGGCTGACCAAGCGGGTGCAGCAAATGATCGGGCAGATGGACAGCCTGCTGGCGCAGCTGGAGGCTGACCAGAAGGCAGGCAAGCTGGGCCCTGCCGCTGAGGGCGCGCCTGCAGG GGAGACTGTGATCAGCGTCTCTGAGCTCATCAGCGCCATGAAGCAGATCAAGCACATTCCTGAGAGCAAGCTGCTGAGCCTGGCCTCGGCGCTGGACGACAACAAGGATGGCAAGGTCAACATTGACGACCTCGTCAAG GTCATCGAGCTGGTGGACAAAGAGGACATCCACATCTCCACCAGCCAGGTGGCCGAGATCGTGGCCACGctggagaaggaggaaaaggtggaggagaaggagaaggccaaggagaaggcagagaaggaggcGGCCGAGGTGCAGAACTAG
- the LETM1 gene encoding mitochondrial proton/calcium exchanger protein isoform X1, producing MASILLRSCRGRGPARLPPPRAAAPKGPVGNLACLSGASAVGLMSYVPIPLGGCTPVHPVYLSFRGDPLGCWTLRPKHSCAVLTGPRLLPARCWHSSRPLGDDSVVEKSLRSLKDKNKKLEEGGPVYSPPAQAAVRKPLGQRVLDELKHYYHGFRLLWIDTKIAARMLWRILHGHSLTRRERRQFLRICADLFRLVPFLVFVVVPFMEFLLPVAVKLFPNMLPSTFETQSSKEERLKKELRVKLELAKFLQDTIEEMALKNKAAKGSATKDFSVFFQKIRETGERPSNEEIMRFSKLFEDELTLDNLTRPQLVALCKLLELQSIGTNNFLRFQLTMRLRSIKADDKLIAEEGVDSLNVKELQAACRARGMRALGVTEDRLRDQLKQWLELHLHQEIPTSLLILSRAMYLPETLSPADQLKSTLQTLPEIVAKEAQVKVAEVEGEQVDNKAKLEATLQEEAAIQQEHREKELQRKSQAAAAQAAKEAEPEVVAEGAPGRPVAELQPEEPAVTLSPEVLKDSAPVLEGLKEEEITQEEIDVLSNACSKLKEQKKSLTKEKEELELLKEDVQDYSQDLQEIKKELSKTGEEMYVEESKASKRLTKRVQQMIGQMDSLLAQLEADQKAGKLGPAAEGAPAGETVISVSELISAMKQIKHIPESKLLSLASALDDNKDGKVNIDDLVKVIELVDKEDIHISTSQVAEIVATLEKEEKVEEKEKAKEKAEKEAAEVQN from the exons ATGGCGTCCATCTTACTGAGGAGTTGTCGCGGCCGCGGGCCCGCTCGCCTCCCGCCGCCCCGCGCCGCCGCGCCGAAGG GTCCTGTTGGGAATCTGGCCTGCCTTAGTGGTGCCAGCGCTGTGGGGTTGATGAGCTACGT GCCTATTCCGTTGGGTGGCTGCACTCCCGTCCACCCCGTATACCTTTCCTTCCGCGGCGACCCCCTGGGCTGCTGGACGCTGAGGCCCAAGCACTCATGCGCGGTGCTCACGGGGCCGAGGCTTCTCCCTGCACGCTGCTGGCACTCCTCGCGTCCGCTGGGTGATGACTCCGTGGTGGAGAAGTCCCTCCGGTCCCTCAAGGACAAGAACAAGAAGCTGGAGGAAGGTGGCCCCGTGTACAGCCCGCCCGCACAGGCAGCAGTGAGGAAGCCCCTGGGGCAGCGAGTCCTGGACGAGCTGAAGCACTACTACCACGGCTTCCGCCTGCTCTGGATCGACACCAAGATCGCCGCGCGCATGCTCTGGCGCATCCTCCACGGCCACAGCCTGACCCGCCGCGAGCGCAGGCAG TTCCTCCGCATCTGCGCTGACCTCTTCCGCCTCGTGCCCTTCCTGGTCTTTGTGGTGGTGCCCTTCATGGAGTTCCTGCTGCCTGTCGCTGTGAAGCTCTTCCCCAACATGCTGCCGTCCACGTTTGAGACCCAGTCCAGCAAG GAGGAGAGGCTGAAGAAGGAGCTGCGGGTCAAGCTGGAGCTGGCCAAGTTCCTTCAGGACACCATCGAGGAGATGGCCCTGAAGAACAAGGCTGCCAAGGGGAGTGCCACCAAAGACTTCTCCGTGTTCTTCCAGAAG ATCCGCGAGACGGGTGAGAGACCCAGCAACGAGGAAATCATGCGTTTTTCCAAGCTGTTTGAGGACGAGCTGACCCTGGACAACCTCACGCGCCCGCAGCTGGTGGCGCTGTGCAAGCTGCTGGAGCTGCAGTCCATCGGCACCAACAACTTCCTGCGCTTCCAGCTCACCATGAGGCTGCGCTCCATCAAGGCGGACGACAAG CTGATCGCCGAGGAGGGCGTGGACAGCCTCAACGTCAAGGAGCTGCAGGCGGCGTGTCGGGCGCGAGGCATGCGGGCCCTGGGTGTCACAGAAGACCGCCTGCGGGACCAGCTGAAGCAG TGGCTGGAGCTGCACCTGCACCAGGAGATCCCGACATCGCTGCTCATCCTGTCCCGGGCCATGTACCTTCCTGAGACCCTGTCACCCGCCGACCAGCTCAAGTCCACCCTGCAGACCCTCCCGGAGATTGTG GCGAAGGAAGCCCAGGTGAAGGTGGCTGAGGTGGAGGGCGAGCAGGTGGACAACAAGGCGAAGCTGGAGGCCACGCTGCAGGAGGAGGCGGCCATCCAGCAGGAGCACCGCGAGAAGGAGCTGCAGAGGAAGAGCCAGGCGGCCGCGGCCCAGGCAGCA AAGGAAGCGGAGCCCGAGGTGGTGGCCGAAGGTGCCCCGGGGAGGCCGGTGGCTGAGCTGCAGCCAGAAGAGCCTGCTGTGACCCTGTCTCCCGAGGTCTTGAAGGACAGCGCGCCCGTCCTGGAAGGCTTGAAG gaagaggaaataacTCAAGAGGAAATTGATGTACTCAGCAATGCGTGCTCGAAACTGAAGGAGCAGAAGAAATCCCTGacgaaggagaaggaggagctgGAGCTGCTAAAGGAGGACGTCCAGGACTACAGCCAG gATTTACAGGAAATCAAGAAGGAACTTTCAAAGACTGGCGAAGAAATGTATGTGGAAGAATCTAAAGCCAGCAAGAGGCTGACCAAGCGGGTGCAGCAAATGATCGGGCAGATGGACAGCCTGCTGGCGCAGCTGGAGGCTGACCAGAAGGCAGGCAAGCTGGGCCCTGCCGCTGAGGGCGCGCCTGCAGG GGAGACTGTGATCAGCGTCTCTGAGCTCATCAGCGCCATGAAGCAGATCAAGCACATTCCTGAGAGCAAGCTGCTGAGCCTGGCCTCGGCGCTGGACGACAACAAGGATGGCAAGGTCAACATTGACGACCTCGTCAAG GTCATCGAGCTGGTGGACAAAGAGGACATCCACATCTCCACCAGCCAGGTGGCCGAGATCGTGGCCACGctggagaaggaggaaaaggtggaggagaaggagaaggccaaggagaaggcagagaaggaggcGGCCGAGGTGCAGAACTAG
- the LETM1 gene encoding mitochondrial proton/calcium exchanger protein isoform X2: protein MASILLRSCRGRGPARLPPPRAAAPKGPVGNLACLSGASAVGLMSYVPIPLGGCTPVHPVYLSFRGDPLGCWTLRPKHSCAVLTGPRLLPARCWHSSRPLGDDSVVEKSLRSLKDKNKKLEEGGPVYSPPAQAAVRKPLGQRVLDELKHYYHGFRLLWIDTKIAARMLWRILHGHSLTRRERRQFLRICADLFRLVPFLVFVVVPFMEFLLPVAVKLFPNMLPSTFETQSSKEERLKKELRVKLELAKFLQDTIEEMALKNKAAKGSATKDFSVFFQKIRETGERPSNEEIMRFSKLFEDELTLDNLTRPQLVALCKLLELQSIGTNNFLRFQLTMRLRSIKADDKLIAEEGVDSLNVKELQAACRARGMRALGVTEDRLRDQLKQWLELHLHQEIPTSLLILSRAMYLPETLSPADQLKSTLQTLPEIVAKEAQVKVAEVEGEQVDNKAKLEATLQEEAAIQQEHREKELQRKSQAAAAQAAEAEPEVVAEGAPGRPVAELQPEEPAVTLSPEVLKDSAPVLEGLKEEEITQEEIDVLSNACSKLKEQKKSLTKEKEELELLKEDVQDYSQDLQEIKKELSKTGEEMYVEESKASKRLTKRVQQMIGQMDSLLAQLEADQKAGKLGPAAEGAPAGETVISVSELISAMKQIKHIPESKLLSLASALDDNKDGKVNIDDLVKVIELVDKEDIHISTSQVAEIVATLEKEEKVEEKEKAKEKAEKEAAEVQN, encoded by the exons ATGGCGTCCATCTTACTGAGGAGTTGTCGCGGCCGCGGGCCCGCTCGCCTCCCGCCGCCCCGCGCCGCCGCGCCGAAGG GTCCTGTTGGGAATCTGGCCTGCCTTAGTGGTGCCAGCGCTGTGGGGTTGATGAGCTACGT GCCTATTCCGTTGGGTGGCTGCACTCCCGTCCACCCCGTATACCTTTCCTTCCGCGGCGACCCCCTGGGCTGCTGGACGCTGAGGCCCAAGCACTCATGCGCGGTGCTCACGGGGCCGAGGCTTCTCCCTGCACGCTGCTGGCACTCCTCGCGTCCGCTGGGTGATGACTCCGTGGTGGAGAAGTCCCTCCGGTCCCTCAAGGACAAGAACAAGAAGCTGGAGGAAGGTGGCCCCGTGTACAGCCCGCCCGCACAGGCAGCAGTGAGGAAGCCCCTGGGGCAGCGAGTCCTGGACGAGCTGAAGCACTACTACCACGGCTTCCGCCTGCTCTGGATCGACACCAAGATCGCCGCGCGCATGCTCTGGCGCATCCTCCACGGCCACAGCCTGACCCGCCGCGAGCGCAGGCAG TTCCTCCGCATCTGCGCTGACCTCTTCCGCCTCGTGCCCTTCCTGGTCTTTGTGGTGGTGCCCTTCATGGAGTTCCTGCTGCCTGTCGCTGTGAAGCTCTTCCCCAACATGCTGCCGTCCACGTTTGAGACCCAGTCCAGCAAG GAGGAGAGGCTGAAGAAGGAGCTGCGGGTCAAGCTGGAGCTGGCCAAGTTCCTTCAGGACACCATCGAGGAGATGGCCCTGAAGAACAAGGCTGCCAAGGGGAGTGCCACCAAAGACTTCTCCGTGTTCTTCCAGAAG ATCCGCGAGACGGGTGAGAGACCCAGCAACGAGGAAATCATGCGTTTTTCCAAGCTGTTTGAGGACGAGCTGACCCTGGACAACCTCACGCGCCCGCAGCTGGTGGCGCTGTGCAAGCTGCTGGAGCTGCAGTCCATCGGCACCAACAACTTCCTGCGCTTCCAGCTCACCATGAGGCTGCGCTCCATCAAGGCGGACGACAAG CTGATCGCCGAGGAGGGCGTGGACAGCCTCAACGTCAAGGAGCTGCAGGCGGCGTGTCGGGCGCGAGGCATGCGGGCCCTGGGTGTCACAGAAGACCGCCTGCGGGACCAGCTGAAGCAG TGGCTGGAGCTGCACCTGCACCAGGAGATCCCGACATCGCTGCTCATCCTGTCCCGGGCCATGTACCTTCCTGAGACCCTGTCACCCGCCGACCAGCTCAAGTCCACCCTGCAGACCCTCCCGGAGATTGTG GCGAAGGAAGCCCAGGTGAAGGTGGCTGAGGTGGAGGGCGAGCAGGTGGACAACAAGGCGAAGCTGGAGGCCACGCTGCAGGAGGAGGCGGCCATCCAGCAGGAGCACCGCGAGAAGGAGCTGCAGAGGAAGAGCCAGGCGGCCGCGGCCCAGGCAGCA GAAGCGGAGCCCGAGGTGGTGGCCGAAGGTGCCCCGGGGAGGCCGGTGGCTGAGCTGCAGCCAGAAGAGCCTGCTGTGACCCTGTCTCCCGAGGTCTTGAAGGACAGCGCGCCCGTCCTGGAAGGCTTGAAG gaagaggaaataacTCAAGAGGAAATTGATGTACTCAGCAATGCGTGCTCGAAACTGAAGGAGCAGAAGAAATCCCTGacgaaggagaaggaggagctgGAGCTGCTAAAGGAGGACGTCCAGGACTACAGCCAG gATTTACAGGAAATCAAGAAGGAACTTTCAAAGACTGGCGAAGAAATGTATGTGGAAGAATCTAAAGCCAGCAAGAGGCTGACCAAGCGGGTGCAGCAAATGATCGGGCAGATGGACAGCCTGCTGGCGCAGCTGGAGGCTGACCAGAAGGCAGGCAAGCTGGGCCCTGCCGCTGAGGGCGCGCCTGCAGG GGAGACTGTGATCAGCGTCTCTGAGCTCATCAGCGCCATGAAGCAGATCAAGCACATTCCTGAGAGCAAGCTGCTGAGCCTGGCCTCGGCGCTGGACGACAACAAGGATGGCAAGGTCAACATTGACGACCTCGTCAAG GTCATCGAGCTGGTGGACAAAGAGGACATCCACATCTCCACCAGCCAGGTGGCCGAGATCGTGGCCACGctggagaaggaggaaaaggtggaggagaaggagaaggccaaggagaaggcagagaaggaggcGGCCGAGGTGCAGAACTAG